DNA from Streptomyces sp. NBC_01260:
GCTCCAGCATGGCGAGGTTCGTCTTGCCGCAGGCGCTCGGGAAGGCCGCCGCGACGTACTTGGACTCCCCGCGCGGCGGAGTGAGCTTGAGGATCAGCATGTGCTCGGCGAGCCAGCCCTCGTCGCGCGCCATGACGGAGGCGATGCGCAGCGCGTAGCACTTCTTGCCGAGCAGGGCGTTGCCGCCGTAGCCGGAGCCGTAGGACCAGATCTCGCGGTCCTCGGGGAAGTGCGAGATGTACTTGGTGGAGTTGCAGGGCCACGGAACGTCCTCCTGGCCCTCCTCCAGGGGTGCGCCCAGGGTGTGGACGGCCTTGACGAAGAATCCGTCGGTGCCGAGCTCGTCGAGGACGGGCTGCCCCATGCGCGTCATGGTGCGCATCGAGACGGCGACGTACGCGGAATCGGTGATCTCGACGCCGATCGCGGAGAGCGGCGAGCCGACGGGGCCCATGCAGAAGGGCACGACGTACATGGTGCGGCCGCGCATGGAGCCGCGGAAGACGCCCTTGTCCCCCACGAAGATCTCCCGCATCTCGGCGGGGGCCTTCCAGTGGTTCGTCGGACCGGCGTCCTCCTCCTTCTCGGAGCAGATGAACGTACGGGTCTCGACCCGCGCGACATCGCTCGGGTCGGAGGCGGCGTAGTACGAGTTCGGGCGCTTGATCTCGTCGAGTTTGGTGAACGTGCCCTTGGCCACGAGCTCCCCGCACAGGCGCTCGTACTCGGCCTCGGAGCCGTCGCACCAGACCACCCGGTCCGGTTCGGTGAGGGCTGCGATCTCGTCGACCCAGGAGACGAGCTCCTGGTGGTTGGTGGGAACAGTGAGGGGAGCCGCGATGTCGCGCGCCACGATCGCTCCTTGATGAGGGTATGTGTTTGGTAGTTGCCCCGTGGGGGCTGCGACCCGGATGCTTCTACCCCTTCGAATTTCCCCTGGCGCTCATCCGGTGCCGACCGCACTCATTTGATCATCCGACCATTCCGCCCATATGTCCAGAGGGCCGCCCACGTGAGCATCACCACTCATATTCGCAACCTACGGTGGCGTAGGTACGATGCGGGAATGACTGCCGCCGCCGCGCCCGAACCTGCCGGGCTGGAACCAGCCGAGACCGACGCCGTCCCGCTGAAGCCACGGATGCGCGGCTGGCTGCACGCCGGCATGTTCCCCGCGGTCCTCATCGCCGGCATCGCGCTCATCGCGCTCACGGACACCACGCGCGGCCGGATCGCCTGCGGCATCTACATCCTGACCGCGTGCCTGCTGTTCGGCGTGAGCGCCGTCTACCACCGCGGCACCTGGGGGCCGCGCGGCGAGGCCGTGCTGCGCAGGCTCGACCACGCCAACATCTTCCTGATCATCGCGGGCACCTACACCCCGCTGACCCTGCTGCTCCTGCCCCGTTCCACCGGGACCCCTCTCCTGTGGGCGGTCTGGGGCGCGGCGGCCGCGGGCATCGCCTTCCGGGTGTTCTGGGTCGGCGCCCCGCGCTGGCTCTACACGCCCTGCTACATCGCGATGGGCTGGGCCGCGGTCTTCTTCCTGCCGGACTTCATGCGGACCGGCGGGATCGCGGTGCTCGTCCTGATCGTCGTCGGCGGGCTGCTCTACAGCGCCGGCGGCGTCATCTACGGCATCAAGCGGCCGAACCCGTCACCGCGCTGGTTCGGGTTCCACGAGGTCTTCCACTCCCTGACCCTGGCGGCGTTCGTCGTGCACTACGTCGGCATCTCCCTGGTGGCGTACAGCCAGGGCTGAGCCCAGCAACCCCCACAAACCCTCCCTCACCTCACGGCCGCGGCTTCCGAGCCGCGGCCATTTCGTATGCCGCGCCCCCCCCCGGCGGCAGGAAAGAGCACGGATCGGATTGACACTCCACATCTTTTGATAGTTATTGTCACTTGACAGTAACTATCAAAGGAGCTGGACATGACCAGACGCTGGTGGGCCCTGGGCGCACTGATGGCGAGCATGCTCGTCCTCGGCTTCGACATGACGATCCTCAACGTGGCACTGCCGACCATGGCCGGAGACCTCGGCGCCACCACCGGCGAGCAGCAGTGGATGGCCGACGCCTATGTCGTGGTGTTCGCCGCCCTGATGCTTCCGGCGGGCCTGCTCGGCGACAGATTCGGGCGCCGCCGGATGCTCATCACCGGTCTGGGCATCTTCCTCGCCGGCTCGGTCGTCGGCGCGCTCGCCGACGGCGTGACCTCCGTCGTGGCCGCCCGCTGCGTCATGGGCGTCGGCGCCGCACTCGTGATGCCGCTCGCCATGGCCGTACTGCCCTCGCTCTTCGGCGAACCGCAGGACCGGATCAAGGCCATCGGCATCGTCTCGGCCGCCTCCGCGCTCGGTATGCCGCTCGGCCCGATCCTCGGCGGCTGGCTGCTCGACCACTTCTGGTGGGGCTCGATCTTCCTGGTCAACATCCCGATGGTCGGCATCGGCATCACCGCCTGCGTGTTCCTGCTTCCCGAGACCCGCGACCCCTCGGCACCGCGGGTCGACGCGGTGTCCACCACGCTGACCGCGGTCGGCCTCGGCGCCCTCATCTACGCGATCATCGAGGCGCCGGGCCGCGGCTGGGGCGACCCGCTCGTGCTCGCCGTGCCGGCCACGGGCGCGGTGCTGCTCGCCTTGCTCG
Protein-coding regions in this window:
- the trhA gene encoding PAQR family membrane homeostasis protein TrhA, whose amino-acid sequence is MTAAAAPEPAGLEPAETDAVPLKPRMRGWLHAGMFPAVLIAGIALIALTDTTRGRIACGIYILTACLLFGVSAVYHRGTWGPRGEAVLRRLDHANIFLIIAGTYTPLTLLLLPRSTGTPLLWAVWGAAAAGIAFRVFWVGAPRWLYTPCYIAMGWAAVFFLPDFMRTGGIAVLVLIVVGGLLYSAGGVIYGIKRPNPSPRWFGFHEVFHSLTLAAFVVHYVGISLVAYSQG